AAAGATGGCACCCGACGCAGCGAGAGCGATCCACAATCGACCTGCGCCATAACTGCCAGCCTTCCCCCGGGAATGGCTGGCCCGCGTTGCCCCATCACGGGGAGATGCACCGCCTCAGCCCACGGGCTGAGTGCACGCGATAGTAGCTCAGTTGGTAGAGCGCCGTCCTTCCAAGTCGGGAGCCTGGGTTCAACTCCCAGCTATCGCTCTCGTGGTCATGGAGACCGCTGCTAGGTACTAGGACAAGTTCCCTAAACGTGCTGGCGAACGGTAAGCCGGGTGACGTCAACGCTCAGCGTTGGCAGAGGACCGAGCTTAGCGGCGGCCTAAGAACGAGGCGACGCTACGCGCCTACTCCATGACCATGTTCACTCCCAGCGCGGTCGCTGGGTCACGACGACCGCACCGCTGGATCCCCGGCCCACCCGGGAACGAGCCGGGAGCCTGGCACCAAGGAGGCCCACATGCCACCCTGCGACCAATGCCGAGTAGCCCGCTCAATCATGCGCCTCGACACACCAGCCGGCCCCCTCTACCTCTGCTGGCACCACAGCAAAGACACCGACGGCCTCACACTCCAAGACGGCTGGGCCAAAGCCTACGACACCGACGCCATCAAGGAACTCCGGTGAAACAAACCCCCGCCCCACGCAAGGAGGGCCCATGGCAAACGACATTCGGAAGCTGAGCATCCACGAGGTCACCAAGCTCCCTGACCTCGTGACCGTGGACCACACGAAAGGAGCCGTGCCGCTCCTCATCGACGGCCAGCCCTTCCCGTGGTACCTGTCCGCCGACGAAGGTATCCACGTGAGCCTTTACGAGCCCAGGAGCGGCATACAGCAGGTCACCATCACACTCCTGGCCGAGCGTGTCCGCGTCATCCCCGAGTAACCAATGGTCACCAGCCGCACAGGCACAGGCCAATGGAAACGCGTCGTACGCGAACGCAGACGCATCGACCAAGAACGCGGCCTCACACGGTGCCCACACTGCGGCGTATGGCTCAACTGGGAACAAGGCCGACTCCCCAACAGCGCCGAAGTAGACCACATCACCCCCCACTCCCTCGGCGGACCAGACACCCTCGCCAACTCCCAGACGCTATGCCGCCTCTGCAACCAACAACTCGGAAACAAACGCCGCAAAGGCCGACCGAAGCCAGCCATCGCGGACCCAGTGACAACAGTCAACTGGTGACCCCAGGGGGAACCCGGTCCCCCACCCCGCCCAAGTCGCTCTCGCGGCATAGCGATCTCTCCCCGTTCCTTTTTCCACATAGAGGGAAAGGCGGTTTTTCCGCATTGCGGAATTAGTTGATGTTTCAGAAGAGGTGATTCGTTTGACGTCGAAGAAGACACTCCGAGTCGCGGGGCCTGAAGATGAGGCCGTTGAGGCTGCGAGAAGCGCTGAGCCGATGTCAGTTTTTGAAGCCTCGAAGCTATCACCACTCTACCTGCGAAGGGCGTTACGAGACAAGATCTCGATGGACATTGACAACGGCGTTCCGCCTCGGGATCTTGCTGCGCTGTCGAAGAGGTTGGTGGATCTCGCCAAGGAGATCGAGGCCCTTGAGGCGAAGGAAGCCCAGGAGGACGAGGAAGAGCGTTCCCGGGCAGAGGCAGGGGTGAAGGCTGGTGGCAACAGGTGGGAAGGACCGACTGCTATCTGAGGTAGCCCGCCACC
This region of Arthrobacter woluwensis genomic DNA includes:
- a CDS encoding HNH endonuclease; the protein is MVTSRTGTGQWKRVVRERRRIDQERGLTRCPHCGVWLNWEQGRLPNSAEVDHITPHSLGGPDTLANSQTLCRLCNQQLGNKRRKGRPKPAIADPVTTVNW